From one Idiomarina sp. X4 genomic stretch:
- a CDS encoding DUF2066 domain-containing protein — MSRLLSRFAFIASITLLTMLYNGAAQAKLVDNLYSAEVEVASQSNAHRQQAIREAFERVILKVTGQPESIEHEAVERALRSVGNYLIQYGYSDNQGQRTLSATFDGTKIRSLLAEHQLPYWGSRRPELLMWIAAENDDGRRVILDSFGQSVFEQQLEFYSRQFSLPIRRPLMDLTDSFTISAMDVWARFMQPIKDTSKRYGTDGIFVGKITHNAESEEPWQLDWSVEVGDKRLYGQVSATSKDWLAEPLMQQLMAKLSSIYSVTASEDSVSQTMTIKVEGLNKLQHVLALESFLRSVVSVEDVTLKHYSQDLSEFDIVINGSLDHVIQAINLDGRLQIRDMGPFVSMSENQVQTYEWRGDN; from the coding sequence ATGTCACGGTTGCTAAGTCGCTTTGCTTTTATTGCGTCAATTACATTGCTGACAATGCTATACAACGGCGCTGCTCAGGCAAAGCTGGTTGATAACCTGTACTCGGCAGAGGTGGAAGTTGCTTCACAAAGCAACGCCCATCGCCAGCAAGCCATTCGGGAAGCCTTTGAACGGGTTATTTTGAAAGTAACCGGACAACCGGAATCTATTGAGCATGAAGCTGTTGAGCGAGCATTACGCAGTGTCGGCAATTACCTGATTCAGTATGGCTATAGTGACAATCAGGGGCAGCGTACATTAAGCGCGACGTTTGATGGAACGAAAATTCGTTCGTTGTTGGCAGAACACCAGTTACCTTATTGGGGCAGTCGCCGGCCAGAGCTTTTAATGTGGATAGCAGCTGAGAATGACGACGGACGTCGCGTTATTTTGGACAGCTTTGGGCAATCGGTTTTTGAACAGCAGCTTGAATTCTATTCGCGTCAATTCAGTCTGCCTATTCGTCGGCCGTTAATGGATTTAACGGACTCTTTTACTATTTCCGCTATGGATGTTTGGGCGCGATTTATGCAACCAATAAAAGACACATCCAAGCGCTATGGTACTGACGGTATTTTCGTTGGAAAAATCACCCATAATGCTGAAAGTGAAGAGCCATGGCAGCTGGACTGGTCGGTAGAGGTCGGTGACAAACGCTTATACGGTCAGGTTTCAGCGACCAGTAAAGACTGGCTGGCGGAGCCGCTTATGCAACAGCTGATGGCTAAACTGTCTTCCATATACAGTGTCACGGCGTCAGAGGACAGCGTCAGTCAAACTATGACTATAAAAGTAGAAGGGTTGAATAAGCTTCAGCACGTTTTAGCTCTGGAATCGTTTCTGAGAAGTGTTGTGTCGGTTGAGGATGTTACTTTAAAGCATTATTCGCAGGATCTGTCTGAGTTCGACATTGTTATTAATGGTTCGCTCGATCATGTTATTCAGGCGATAAATCTTGATGGTCGCTTGCAGATTCGAGACATGGGGCCGTTTGTGAGTATGAGTGAAAACCAGGTGCAAACTTATGAATGGCGTGGGGACAATTAA
- the wrbA gene encoding NAD(P)H:quinone oxidoreductase, with protein MTQVLILYYSRGGATQQLADAIAEGVASAGGEALLRTVNTASDAASERDLEVNTKDLEQCDALILGSPTRFGHMASGLQKFWESTSAQWLSATLADKPGAVFTSSSSLHGGQESTLLSLALPLLHHGMLLVGLPYSEPALHQTDSGGSPYGASHVDHSGKLTDHERQLAVALGKRVASAAQKLMS; from the coding sequence ATGACGCAAGTTTTAATCCTCTATTACAGCCGCGGTGGCGCAACTCAGCAGTTGGCCGATGCCATTGCAGAAGGCGTTGCCAGTGCCGGCGGAGAGGCATTGCTGAGAACGGTTAATACCGCCAGTGACGCCGCCAGTGAGCGAGATTTAGAGGTCAACACAAAAGACCTTGAGCAGTGCGATGCACTCATTCTCGGCAGCCCGACGCGCTTCGGGCATATGGCTTCTGGGTTACAGAAATTTTGGGAAAGCACCTCAGCACAATGGCTATCAGCAACGTTAGCCGACAAGCCAGGCGCGGTGTTTACCTCGTCCAGTTCATTGCATGGCGGCCAGGAGTCAACGTTACTGAGCCTTGCTTTGCCATTGTTGCATCATGGCATGCTATTAGTCGGCCTGCCCTACTCTGAACCGGCGTTACACCAAACGGATTCCGGCGGGTCACCTTATGGTGCCAGCCATGTTGACCATTCCGGCAAGCTCACCGACCACGAACGTCAATTGGCTGTTGCTCTGGGTAAACGCGTTGCCTCTGCCGCTCAAAAGTTAATGTCTTAG
- a CDS encoding saccharopine dehydrogenase family protein, translated as MALRWLIYGAYGYSGKLIAHQAKRRGYHPILAGRNEASLEPVARHLEFEYRNFSLDNIDTVKSQLTDVDLVLNCAGPFSKTAAPLIQACIDTQTHYLDITGEIDVFEYAHSKHQKAKEAGIVLCPGVGFDVIPTDCVAARLNAQMPEATHLKLGFDSGSRMSRGTAKTSIEHLGRGGAARVNGQIIDVPHAWHSQWIDFGNGKKCAMTIPWGDVSTAYYTTDIPNIEVYIPASPRLVKKMRRMNWFRFVFNWKWVQRKLKQKLESQPAGPEEKERKDNPTYVWGEISDDRGNTKELRVKVKNGYSLTAEGAVELAVHTLSQKHTGGFYTPSRLYGAKLLDQFTIQ; from the coding sequence ATGGCATTGCGATGGCTCATTTATGGTGCCTACGGGTATTCAGGAAAGCTCATCGCACATCAAGCCAAGCGACGCGGGTATCACCCAATTCTCGCCGGTCGTAATGAAGCGTCACTGGAGCCAGTGGCGCGTCACCTCGAATTTGAATACCGCAATTTTTCACTCGACAACATCGACACAGTTAAAAGCCAACTGACCGATGTCGACTTAGTTCTGAACTGCGCCGGTCCATTTAGCAAAACTGCCGCCCCGCTTATTCAAGCATGCATTGATACCCAAACACACTATCTCGATATAACCGGGGAAATTGACGTATTTGAGTATGCGCATTCCAAGCATCAAAAGGCCAAAGAAGCGGGTATTGTGTTGTGTCCCGGAGTGGGCTTCGACGTTATTCCTACCGACTGTGTAGCAGCGCGATTGAACGCACAAATGCCGGAAGCGACGCATCTAAAACTAGGGTTCGATTCAGGTTCTCGCATGAGCCGGGGTACGGCTAAAACCAGTATTGAACACTTAGGTCGCGGCGGCGCTGCTCGTGTAAACGGACAAATTATCGATGTACCGCACGCCTGGCATTCACAATGGATAGACTTTGGTAATGGTAAAAAGTGCGCCATGACCATTCCGTGGGGCGACGTTTCAACCGCTTATTACACCACTGATATTCCCAACATTGAAGTGTACATTCCAGCCAGCCCGCGTTTAGTTAAAAAAATGCGCCGTATGAACTGGTTCCGCTTTGTCTTTAACTGGAAGTGGGTACAGCGAAAACTGAAGCAAAAGCTCGAATCTCAGCCAGCCGGCCCGGAAGAGAAAGAACGAAAAGACAACCCAACCTATGTTTGGGGAGAAATTTCTGATGATCGCGGCAATACAAAAGAGTTGCGAGTGAAAGTGAAAAATGGATACTCGTTAACAGCCGAAGGTGCTGTTGAGTTGGCCGTACATACCTTAAGCCAGAAACACACAGGGGGCTTTTACACCCCCTCTCGTTTATACGGCGCTAAGCTACTGGACCAATT
- the hda gene encoding DnaA regulatory inactivator Hda, translated as MAWGQLMPPQQLPLAVQLPDDETFETFHEGDNRTALKWLRVLPEKQAPLNVNEQLTWLSGPEGVGKSHLLHSLVGASSEASRVFYLPLKELSDVEPAAVLQGAEQASIICLDDIDRVTEDESWCYELFALINRVTDSEYSRLVMTAKQSALKTAVSLPDLQSRFQWATAFQLQPLTDEDKAQVLSLRAQFRGLELPDDVAAFMIQRLGRSMRELMSTLNELDKASITYQRRLTIPFIKKVLSV; from the coding sequence ATGGCGTGGGGACAATTAATGCCGCCGCAGCAGTTGCCATTAGCCGTTCAACTTCCTGACGATGAAACCTTTGAGACGTTTCATGAGGGCGATAACCGTACTGCTCTAAAATGGCTGCGAGTGCTGCCAGAAAAGCAAGCGCCATTGAACGTAAACGAGCAACTGACCTGGCTTTCGGGTCCTGAGGGCGTTGGTAAAAGCCACTTATTGCATAGCTTAGTCGGTGCCTCTTCTGAAGCCAGTCGTGTTTTTTATCTTCCCTTAAAAGAATTGAGTGACGTAGAGCCAGCGGCGGTGCTGCAAGGTGCTGAGCAAGCCAGTATTATCTGCCTGGATGACATCGATAGGGTGACTGAGGACGAAAGCTGGTGTTATGAATTATTTGCACTGATTAACCGAGTGACCGATAGCGAATACAGTCGGCTGGTGATGACAGCTAAACAATCGGCGTTAAAAACCGCGGTAAGTTTGCCGGACTTACAGTCTCGTTTTCAATGGGCAACCGCCTTTCAACTGCAGCCACTAACCGATGAGGACAAAGCTCAGGTGTTGTCGTTAAGGGCGCAGTTCCGAGGGCTTGAGTTACCGGATGATGTAGCGGCTTTTATGATTCAACGATTAGGCCGCTCGATGCGAGAGTTGATGAGCACGCTGAATGAGCTGGATAAGGCGTCGATTACTTATCAACGCCGGTTAACCATTCCTTTTATTAAAAAAGTCCTTTCCGTTTAG
- a CDS encoding alpha/beta fold hydrolase — MADSKQLNHETLGDAKNPAVIIIHGLFGDKDNLKRLARDLEPDFYCVLPDVRNHGDSFHSNDMTYPSMADDIIALADDLNLDSFHLVGHSMGGKIAMEVAMSAPKRVLSAVFADISPAAYEGTHDRIMEALCALDLSQVKSRGDADKQLADAIAEKGVRQFLLKNLKRTDDGYQWRLNLDALKECYSEISGAVSEKTYDGKALFIKGGNSNYLTEKHEGAVKKRFSKAAVKVIDDTGHWLHAEKPRIFNRLVRDFLTA; from the coding sequence ATGGCAGACTCTAAACAATTGAATCATGAAACGCTGGGCGACGCTAAGAACCCCGCAGTCATTATCATTCACGGACTGTTCGGCGACAAAGACAACCTGAAGCGTTTGGCACGTGACCTTGAGCCTGATTTTTACTGCGTGTTGCCAGACGTCAGAAACCACGGCGATTCATTTCACAGCAACGACATGACCTACCCCAGCATGGCTGATGACATTATTGCGCTTGCGGATGACCTTAACTTAGATTCGTTTCATTTAGTTGGTCACTCGATGGGTGGCAAAATTGCTATGGAAGTTGCTATGAGCGCTCCCAAACGAGTTTTGTCAGCGGTGTTCGCCGATATATCCCCTGCGGCTTATGAAGGCACCCATGACCGCATTATGGAGGCGCTTTGTGCGCTTGACCTTTCTCAGGTTAAAAGCCGTGGTGACGCTGACAAGCAACTAGCCGACGCCATTGCCGAAAAAGGCGTACGCCAGTTTCTGCTGAAAAACTTAAAACGTACCGACGACGGCTATCAGTGGCGCTTGAATCTGGACGCACTTAAAGAGTGCTATAGCGAAATATCCGGTGCGGTGAGTGAAAAGACGTACGATGGAAAAGCACTTTTTATTAAAGGCGGAAACTCGAATTATCTGACAGAGAAACACGAAGGCGCCGTGAAAAAACGTTTTTCTAAAGCGGCCGTTAAAGTCATTGATGACACAGGTCATTGGTTGCACGCCGAAAAACCACGTATATTTAACCGTTTAGTGCGTGACTTTCTAACCGCCTGA
- the arsC gene encoding arsenate reductase (glutaredoxin) (This arsenate reductase requires both glutathione and glutaredoxin to convert arsenate to arsenite, after which the efflux transporter formed by ArsA and ArsB can extrude the arsenite from the cell, providing resistance.), translating to MSEVTIYHNPRCSKSRQTLELLKEKSIEPEVVEYLKTPPNAAELKNILNKLGLSADELIRKKEAIYKELGLAGVSDENELITAMVNNPKLIERPIVIKGDKAAIGRPPESVLDIL from the coding sequence ATGAGCGAAGTAACAATTTATCATAACCCACGTTGTTCAAAATCAAGACAAACCCTTGAGCTTCTCAAAGAGAAGTCTATTGAACCAGAAGTTGTCGAATACCTCAAAACCCCGCCAAACGCTGCGGAGTTGAAGAACATTTTAAATAAACTTGGTCTTTCTGCAGACGAACTGATACGCAAAAAGGAAGCTATCTATAAGGAGCTTGGGCTCGCCGGCGTCAGCGACGAAAACGAATTGATAACGGCCATGGTCAATAACCCTAAACTCATTGAGCGCCCTATAGTCATAAAAGGCGACAAAGCCGCAATTGGTCGTCCCCCTGAATCTGTGCTGGATATTCTTTAA
- the seqA gene encoding replication initiation negative regulator SeqA, with translation MKRIDIDDDLYTYIASHTQEIGESASDILRRLLDVEKASKPVPSKPEKAKVDNVFNRLNEQDVRIQKSVVARFLYILSMLYKSHSDRFAEVLNIRGRDRQYFARSEDALLSTGNSTNPKQIPDAPFWVITNTNTTKKKSMLTQVAKALGYSSADAEKIRDFL, from the coding sequence ATGAAACGGATAGACATTGACGACGATTTGTACACCTACATAGCAAGCCACACTCAGGAAATTGGTGAGAGCGCTTCCGATATTTTGCGGCGTTTACTGGATGTTGAAAAGGCCAGTAAGCCTGTGCCTTCCAAGCCGGAAAAGGCGAAAGTTGATAACGTGTTTAATCGCTTAAATGAGCAGGACGTGCGTATTCAAAAAAGTGTGGTTGCCCGCTTTTTATACATATTAAGCATGCTGTACAAAAGTCACAGTGACCGTTTTGCGGAGGTGCTGAACATACGTGGTCGTGACCGTCAGTACTTTGCGCGCAGTGAAGACGCGCTGCTGAGCACCGGTAACAGCACCAATCCTAAGCAAATACCCGATGCGCCGTTTTGGGTGATAACCAACACCAATACGACCAAGAAAAAATCAATGCTGACGCAGGTAGCAAAAGCATTAGGCTACAGCTCTGCCGATGCAGAAAAAATAAGGGATTTTTTATAA
- a CDS encoding TlpA family protein disulfide reductase, whose product MKLAVIAFAASFMLLGCSEPANVTTDNGKTYDWSSMNGKIVVVNYFAEWCAPCLRELPELNEFHHQKPDNVELIGVSFDPMSNEDLAALKEKHGIEFPLVLTQPAPAFPFERPNMLPATYVIRADGSVDGPLMGEQTLDSLNNAVGAE is encoded by the coding sequence ATGAAACTCGCGGTCATCGCTTTCGCTGCTTCTTTTATGCTGTTGGGCTGCTCTGAGCCGGCCAATGTCACGACTGATAATGGAAAAACCTACGACTGGTCGTCGATGAATGGAAAGATAGTCGTGGTGAATTATTTTGCCGAGTGGTGTGCGCCTTGTTTAAGGGAATTGCCGGAGCTTAACGAATTTCATCACCAAAAACCTGACAATGTCGAACTGATTGGTGTGAGTTTTGATCCAATGTCGAATGAAGACTTAGCTGCATTGAAAGAAAAGCACGGCATAGAATTTCCGCTCGTGTTAACTCAGCCTGCTCCTGCTTTCCCTTTTGAGCGTCCCAATATGTTGCCGGCAACTTACGTGATTCGGGCTGATGGCAGTGTCGATGGTCCTCTAATGGGCGAGCAGACGCTGGACTCGCTTAATAACGCTGTGGGTGCCGAATAA
- the fur gene encoding ferric iron uptake transcriptional regulator, protein MASNDEQLKKAGLKVTSPRMKILEILKKPENQHISAEDVYKILLEQKDEIGLATVYRVLNQFDDAGIITRHHFEGGRSVFELSAKEHHDHLVCLTCGHVFEFEDDVIEERQEKVAAANKLTLTNHSLYLYGECQRGENCEYKLAIEAE, encoded by the coding sequence ATGGCGAGTAACGACGAACAGTTAAAAAAAGCAGGTTTAAAAGTCACATCTCCGCGAATGAAAATTCTGGAGATTCTGAAAAAACCAGAGAATCAGCATATCAGCGCTGAGGACGTGTACAAAATCCTGCTTGAACAAAAAGACGAAATCGGCTTGGCCACGGTTTATCGTGTTCTAAACCAGTTTGACGACGCGGGCATTATTACTCGCCATCACTTTGAAGGCGGTCGTTCGGTGTTCGAGTTGAGCGCTAAAGAGCACCACGATCATCTAGTGTGTCTAACCTGTGGCCATGTCTTCGAATTTGAAGACGACGTCATAGAGGAGCGTCAGGAGAAAGTAGCCGCGGCTAATAAGCTAACGCTGACCAACCACAGCTTGTATTTATACGGTGAGTGCCAGCGTGGCGAAAATTGCGAGTACAAACTGGCAATCGAGGCGGAATAG
- a CDS encoding DUF2069 domain-containing protein translates to MPKSPQFYRVLTHLCYWPLLILVLLWHSLPDSAPASLPTTLSLLFWVLPLLFPLPGLIRGKPYTHAWANFILMLYFLHALTTLWTHPDERIWAALELLFAVGAFIGATGFARYKGRELGLGLKKLKDQD, encoded by the coding sequence ATGCCAAAATCGCCACAGTTTTATCGAGTATTAACTCATTTATGTTACTGGCCACTACTGATTTTAGTATTGCTTTGGCACAGCCTGCCCGATTCCGCGCCGGCTTCTTTACCCACAACCTTATCTTTATTGTTTTGGGTATTGCCATTGTTATTTCCGTTACCCGGCCTTATTAGAGGTAAGCCTTACACTCACGCCTGGGCTAACTTCATTTTAATGCTGTATTTTTTACATGCGTTAACCACCCTGTGGACCCATCCTGATGAACGCATCTGGGCGGCATTAGAGCTACTTTTCGCAGTAGGCGCATTCATTGGGGCAACAGGATTCGCGCGCTATAAAGGACGTGAATTAGGCTTGGGCCTAAAAAAACTGAAAGATCAGGACTAA
- the pgm gene encoding phosphoglucomutase (alpha-D-glucose-1,6-bisphosphate-dependent), whose product MAHSSRAGQLAQASDLTNIAQLTSAYYVYEPDARKADQKVSFGTSGHRGSSLKRSFNEAHILAIAQAICAYREEQDITGPILVAKDTHALSESAYLSALDVFLGNGLEVHVQAEHDYTPTPVLSRAVIQWNKKNSAKADGVVITPSHNPPQDGGFKYNPPHGGPAGGEATRAIEKYANALLSSGLIGVNTCESEDVLEHPALTFVDWRKDYIEHLTDCVDMDAIGKANLTLGVDAMGGSGAKYWLQIAEHYGLNIDVKNAVVDATFSFMSLDKDEKIRMDCSSPHAMASLLELKDKYDLAMGNDPDYDRHGIVTPTHGLMNPNHYLSVAIDYLCKHRSWAAEAAIGKTLVSSAMIDRVVAANDRKLTEVPVGFKWFAEGLANQSIAFAGEESAGATMLDRNGDTWTTDKDGIVLALLAAEILATTGKNPSQYYDELCELHGTSFYRRVDTASSAEMNQGFKGIRAYKVKLPELAGEAVTDITTKAKGNDAQFGGIKVTTENGWFAARPSGTEPVYKIYAESFVSDEHLDAILQQAAEWVNDLLATK is encoded by the coding sequence ATGGCACATTCATCGCGCGCCGGGCAGTTGGCGCAAGCTAGTGATTTAACCAATATTGCACAGTTGACCAGTGCTTACTATGTGTACGAACCTGACGCTCGTAAAGCTGACCAGAAAGTCAGCTTTGGAACGTCCGGACACCGTGGCAGCTCACTGAAGCGCTCATTTAACGAAGCGCATATTTTAGCGATAGCACAAGCGATTTGTGCCTACCGTGAAGAGCAGGACATTACCGGACCGATATTGGTGGCCAAAGACACGCACGCGCTGTCAGAGTCGGCTTACTTAAGTGCGCTGGATGTGTTTTTAGGTAATGGTCTGGAAGTGCATGTTCAGGCAGAGCACGACTATACGCCAACTCCGGTGCTGAGTCGCGCGGTCATTCAGTGGAATAAGAAAAACAGTGCAAAGGCCGATGGTGTGGTTATCACGCCGTCGCATAATCCGCCACAAGACGGCGGCTTCAAATATAACCCTCCTCACGGCGGGCCTGCTGGTGGCGAGGCCACAAGAGCGATTGAAAAATATGCGAACGCGCTGCTGTCATCCGGTCTTATTGGCGTGAACACGTGCGAAAGCGAAGATGTTCTCGAGCATCCCGCGCTGACATTTGTGGATTGGCGTAAAGACTACATTGAGCATTTAACTGACTGCGTTGATATGGACGCAATTGGCAAAGCTAACTTAACGCTTGGCGTTGATGCGATGGGCGGCTCCGGCGCAAAATACTGGCTGCAAATTGCTGAGCATTATGGCCTGAATATCGACGTGAAAAATGCGGTAGTGGATGCCACTTTTTCTTTTATGTCGCTCGACAAAGACGAGAAAATTCGTATGGACTGCTCGTCACCTCATGCCATGGCTTCGTTGCTGGAGCTAAAAGACAAATACGACTTAGCCATGGGCAACGACCCGGACTATGACCGCCACGGTATTGTGACCCCAACACATGGCTTAATGAATCCGAACCATTATTTATCGGTCGCTATCGATTATTTGTGTAAACACCGCTCGTGGGCTGCCGAGGCCGCTATTGGTAAGACGCTGGTATCCAGCGCAATGATTGACCGCGTTGTTGCTGCGAATGACCGTAAACTGACGGAAGTACCGGTTGGTTTTAAATGGTTCGCAGAAGGATTAGCCAACCAGAGCATTGCGTTTGCGGGCGAGGAAAGTGCCGGGGCAACCATGTTGGATCGCAACGGTGATACCTGGACAACCGACAAAGACGGCATTGTTTTAGCCTTGCTGGCCGCTGAAATTCTGGCAACCACCGGCAAAAACCCCAGTCAGTACTATGATGAATTGTGCGAGCTGCATGGTACGTCTTTTTATCGCCGCGTTGACACCGCGTCGTCTGCTGAAATGAACCAGGGCTTTAAAGGTATCCGTGCCTATAAAGTGAAGTTACCGGAGCTTGCTGGCGAAGCCGTGACCGATATTACCACCAAAGCCAAAGGGAACGACGCACAGTTTGGCGGCATTAAAGTGACCACAGAGAACGGTTGGTTTGCAGCGCGACCGTCAGGCACTGAGCCGGTTTATAAGATCTATGCTGAGAGCTTTGTCAGTGACGAGCATTTAGACGCGATACTCCAGCAAGCCGCTGAATGGGTCAACGACTTACTGGCTACAAAATAA
- a CDS encoding DUF2788 domain-containing protein, whose protein sequence is MLAEYYEQLEILGTNITLGILFLLIGLAIRDVLKRSSVPRFGQIIVWLVLFLGCFGFIAKGIIQVLWESGI, encoded by the coding sequence ATGTTGGCTGAATATTATGAACAACTGGAAATTCTTGGCACTAATATCACGCTGGGAATTCTCTTCTTGCTAATTGGTCTGGCGATACGCGACGTTTTAAAACGCTCCTCGGTACCCAGGTTTGGCCAAATTATTGTTTGGTTAGTGCTATTTCTGGGCTGCTTTGGCTTTATTGCCAAAGGCATTATTCAAGTCCTGTGGGAGTCAGGTATTTAA
- a CDS encoding MFS transporter, with protein MLKQQLRGISSLLTSISLIGVVVGMTSTLLSLRATIEDFGTLVTGFIMSAYFIGYLFGSTRAPKDIRRVGYIRSLGGLAALAAASILVQAIWVDPIVWFVMRFITGFAISGIFVIVESWLNTMADNKSRGTLLSIYLVIIYSGLIAGQLILGVADPAGFVAFAIVALLINLALIPILVSVTVEPTTHENKKVPVSLLLKTVPLGVVNAFIMQACYAMFYGIGPMYASYIGLSVFQITLFMAAFILGGLISQTPFGLLSDRIDRRFVIAICAAGGTAIAVLLSQLGASNAILIYIAVGLLGAFILPLYSLGMAHTNDYLEKDQMVGATGAIIKIGGAGSIIGAPAVAALMQFGAINFFFLLLASLTALVCLYTLYRVTRRAKAEDQLHSNFAILAPSQTSDELLTSMAEEAPESPEEDEEEEDSEIESNAILR; from the coding sequence ATGCTAAAACAACAACTTCGGGGAATCAGCTCACTGCTTACCAGCATCAGTCTCATTGGTGTTGTCGTAGGGATGACCAGTACCCTGTTAAGTTTACGTGCCACTATTGAGGACTTCGGCACACTGGTAACCGGTTTTATCATGTCAGCCTATTTCATTGGCTACCTGTTTGGGTCAACCCGTGCCCCTAAAGACATTCGTCGTGTTGGCTATATCCGATCGTTAGGTGGCCTAGCGGCACTCGCAGCAGCAAGTATCTTAGTCCAGGCAATTTGGGTAGACCCTATTGTTTGGTTTGTTATGCGCTTCATCACCGGCTTTGCTATCTCCGGCATTTTTGTGATTGTAGAAAGCTGGTTGAATACCATGGCCGACAACAAAAGCCGCGGCACGCTGCTTTCTATCTATTTAGTCATTATTTACAGCGGCTTAATTGCCGGCCAGCTCATACTGGGCGTTGCCGACCCGGCAGGCTTTGTCGCCTTTGCTATTGTGGCCCTACTCATTAACTTGGCGCTTATCCCTATTTTGGTTAGCGTAACTGTTGAACCGACCACTCATGAAAACAAAAAAGTACCGGTTTCCCTGTTATTAAAAACGGTTCCGTTAGGGGTGGTAAACGCCTTTATCATGCAAGCCTGCTACGCAATGTTCTACGGTATTGGTCCCATGTACGCGTCTTATATTGGCTTGAGTGTCTTCCAAATTACTCTATTTATGGCGGCCTTTATTTTGGGCGGACTTATATCACAAACGCCTTTCGGCTTGCTGTCTGACCGCATTGATCGCCGTTTCGTTATTGCCATTTGTGCCGCTGGTGGTACCGCTATAGCTGTACTGCTTTCTCAGCTTGGCGCCTCTAACGCTATTTTAATTTACATAGCCGTTGGGCTGTTGGGCGCCTTTATCTTGCCGCTTTACTCGCTCGGCATGGCACACACCAATGACTATCTGGAAAAAGATCAAATGGTTGGGGCCACTGGAGCCATTATCAAAATTGGTGGCGCGGGCTCTATCATTGGGGCACCAGCCGTTGCCGCACTTATGCAGTTTGGCGCAATTAATTTCTTCTTCTTATTGTTGGCCAGTCTTACCGCTCTGGTGTGCTTGTATACGCTGTACCGCGTCACTCGCCGCGCAAAAGCAGAAGACCAGTTGCACAGCAACTTTGCTATTTTGGCTCCGTCACAAACCTCTGACGAGCTACTGACCTCAATGGCGGAAGAAGCGCCTGAAAGTCCAGAAGAGGACGAGGAAGAAGAGGATAGCGAAATCGAAAGTAACGCTATCCTCCGCTAG
- the fldA gene encoding flavodoxin FldA → MATVGIFFGSDTGNTEAVAQMIQKELGKKLVDVKDIAKSSKEDIASYDLLLFGIPTWYYGEAQCDWDDFFPELEEIDFTDKLIGIFGCGDQEDYAEYFLDAMGMVRDIVEAKGGIIIGHWPTEGYNFEDSKGLVDDDHFVGLGIDEDRQPELTKERVTKWCQQVYEEMCLAELANDS, encoded by the coding sequence ATGGCAACGGTTGGAATTTTCTTTGGTAGCGACACAGGCAACACAGAAGCTGTCGCTCAGATGATTCAAAAAGAGCTTGGAAAAAAGCTGGTCGATGTAAAAGACATCGCTAAATCCAGCAAAGAAGACATTGCCAGTTACGATTTACTGCTGTTCGGTATCCCAACGTGGTACTACGGCGAAGCTCAGTGCGACTGGGACGACTTTTTCCCAGAGTTGGAAGAAATCGACTTTACCGACAAATTAATCGGTATTTTTGGTTGTGGCGATCAGGAAGACTACGCAGAATACTTTCTTGACGCTATGGGTATGGTGCGTGACATTGTTGAAGCCAAAGGCGGCATCATTATTGGTCACTGGCCAACCGAAGGCTACAACTTTGAAGACTCTAAAGGCTTGGTCGATGACGATCATTTTGTCGGCCTGGGTATTGACGAAGACCGTCAGCCAGAACTGACTAAAGAGCGCGTCACTAAATGGTGTCAGCAAGTCTACGAAGAAATGTGCCTGGCAGAACTGGCAAATGACAGTTAA